A stretch of the Medicago truncatula cultivar Jemalong A17 chromosome 5, MtrunA17r5.0-ANR, whole genome shotgun sequence genome encodes the following:
- the LOC11414012 gene encoding argininosuccinate synthase, chloroplastic — protein sequence MAQLKSFPSHPCTTTSAPSLRSTEHILLFNRFWKANPCSYKELRPRTSVDATRLQVVKAVLRSDTDVEVSEAKKGSGLRGKLNKVVLAYSGGLDTSVIVPWLRENYGCDVVCFTADVGQGIKELDGLEAKAKSSGASQLVVKDLKEEFVKDYVFPCLRAGAIYERKYLLGTSMARPVIAKAMVDVAKEVGADAVSHGCTGKGNDQVRFELTFFALNPKLNIVAPWREWDITGREDAIEYAKKHNVPVPVTKKSIYSRDRNLWHLSHEGDILEDPANEPKKDMYMMSVDPEDAPDQAEYLEIGIESGLPVSLNGKTLSPASLLAELNEIGGRHGIGRIDMVENRLVGMKSRGVYETPGGTILFAAARELESLTLDRETIQVKDSLALKYAELVYAGRWFDPLRESMDAFMQKITETTTGSVTLKLYKGSVTVTGRKSPFSLYRQDISSFENSDIYDQADAAGFIRLYGLPMKVRAMLEQGI from the exons ATGGCTCAGTTGAAATCATTTCCTTCCCATCCATGCACTACTACTTCTGCTCCTTCCCTACGTTCAACAG AGcacattttgttgtttaatcGGTTCTGGAAAGCAAATCCATGTTCATATAAAGAG TTGAGGCCAAGAACCAGTGTTGATGCCACTAGACTTCAAG TTGTAAAGGCAGTATTGCGCAGTGATACGGATGTAGAAGTTTCTGAAGCCAAGAAAGGTAGTGGGCTACGTGGAAAATTGAATAAGGTTGTATTGGCTTACAGCGGTGGCTTAGACACATCGGTCATTGTCCCATGGCTGAG AGAGAATTATGGCTGTGATGTTGTTTGCTTCACTGCTGATGTTGGCCAA ggTATAAAAGAATTGGACGGTTTAGAAGCTAAAGCCAAATCCAGTGGGGCATCTCAATTAGTCGTAAAGGACTTGAAGGAGGAATTTGTTAAAGATTACGTATTTCCTTGCCTGCGTGCTGGTGCTATTTATGAGAGGAAGTATTTGCTTGGGACCTCAATGGCACGTCCTGTAATTGCAAAG GCCATGGTGGATGTTGCTAAAGAAGTTGGAGCTGATGCTGTCTCCCATGGGTGTACCGGGAAAGGAAATGATCAG GTTCGGTTTGAGCTCACTTTCTTTGCTCTGAACCCCAAGCTAAATATTGTGGCTCCATGGAGGGAATGGGATATTACAGGGAGAGAAGATGCCATTGAGTATGCTAAAAAGCATAATGTTCCCGTTCCAGTGACAAAGAAATCCATATATAGCAGGGATAGGAACCTATGGCATCTTAGTCATGAG GGCGATATTTTGGAAGACCCAGCTAATGAGCCCAAAAAGGATATGTACATGATGTCTGTAGACCCGGAGGATGCTCCAGATCAAGCAGA ATATTTAGAAATTGGTATAGAGTCGGGTCTTCCTGTTTCACTCAATGGGAAGACGCTTTCACCAGCATCTTTACTCGCTGAGCTCAATGAGATAGGTGGAAGGCACGGAATTGGCCGGATCGACATGGTTGAGAATCGGCTTGTAGGCATGAAAAGCCGCGGAGTTTACGAAACACCTGGTGGAACTATCCTTTTTGCTGCCGCACGGGAGTTGGAGTCTTTGACACTTGATCGAGAAACAATACAGGTCAAAGATTCATTAGCACTTAAATATGCAGAGTTAGTGTATGCCGGAAGATGGTTTGATCCACTTCGCGAATCCATGGATGCCTTTATGCAGAAGATTACAGAGACCACAACAGGTTCTGTGACTTTGAAATTATACAAAGGTTCTGTTACTGTAACAGGTAGGAAGAGCCCCTTTAGCCTGTATAGGCAAGATATCTCATCATTTGAGAATAGTGATATATATGATCAAGCTGATGCTGCTGGTTTTATCCGGCTTTACGGTCTTCCAATGAAGGTCCGGGCAATGCTTGAGCAAGGCATTTAA
- the LOC112422063 gene encoding protein FAR1-RELATED SEQUENCE 5-like encodes MFIDNFRRKREINPSFFYDYEADNEGKLKHVFWADGICRKNYSLFGDVVSFDTTYRTNKYFMIFAPFTGINYHRLSITFRAALLKNEKEESFVWLFEKFLKAMGGHKPVMIITDQDGGMKNAIGAVLKGSSHRFCMWHILKKLSEKVSSSMDENSGFNYRFKSCVWNSESLEEFDLEWNNIISDYSLEGNGWLSTIYDLRSMWIPAYFKDTFMAGILRTTSRSESENSFFGNYLNHNLTLVEFWVRFDYALAAQRHKELFANNNTLHSNPELKMHMNLENHAREVYTHENFYIFQKKLWSACVDCGIEGTKEEGENLSFSIVDNVVRKHREKTGTT; translated from the coding sequence ATGTTCATTGATAATTTTAGAAGAAAACGGGAGATAAACCCTTCATTCTTCTATGATTATGAAGCTGACAATGAAGGGAAGTTGAAACATGTGTTTTGGGCTGATGGAATTTGTCGAAAAAATTACTCTTTGTTTGGAGATGTGGTTTCATTTGACACAACATACCGCACAAACaagtattttatgatttttgcaCCATTCACTGGCATAAATTATCATCGTCTAAGCATAACATTTAGGGCtgctcttttgaaaaatgaaaaagaagaatcGTTTGTTTGGTTGTTTGAGAAATTTTTGAAAGCAATGGGGGGACATAAACCTGTTATGATAATAACAGATCAAGATGGGGGTATGAAGAATGCAATAGGAGCAGTTTTAAAAGGGTCGTCTCATAGATTTTGCATGTGGCATATTCTAAAAAAACTTTCAGAAAAGGTGAGTAGTTCCATGGATGAGAATAGTGGTTTTAATTATCGTTTCAAGTCATGTGTCTGGAACTCAGAGTCCTTGGAAGAATTTGATTTGGAATGGAATAATATTATTAGTGATTACAGCTTGGAAGGAAATGGATGGCTTTCTACAATATATGATCTAAGAAGCATGTGGATACCGGCATATTTTAAAGATACATTTATGGCTGGAATTTTGAGAACAACCTCAAGATCAGAGAGTGAAAATTCATTCTTTGGCAACTACTTGAATCATAACTTAACTTTAGTAGAATTCTGGGTGCGATTTGATTATGCTTTAGCAGCACAAAGACACAAAGAACTTTTTGCTAATAATAATACACTTCATTCTAATCCAGAATTGAAGATGCACATGAATTTAGAGAACCACGCTAGAGAGGTTTATACTCACGAAAACTTTTACATATTTCAAAAGAAGTTGTGGAGTGCATGTGTAGATTGTGGAATTGAAGGAACAAAAGAGGAAGGTGagaatttatcattttctataGTTGATAATGTTGTGAGAAAACATAGAGAAAAAACCGGAACAACATAA
- the LOC11418076 gene encoding uncharacterized protein encodes MKTKMLAGLVKKLASTTMGSCGSKPNGKSKGHKRRSHKSGKRRGNVSSALTELPLKRVSNAGNRVGDFNLSEFVHLDFDKGGSAACRRSEVSNVKFHLTQVQYHSQIDANGVYQEDAWFDSVDIIESDSDDDFSSVHGDCFPFASGNAMGNVPNTQLLQYESSSCYVDSGCKYEEFYESYLKIDKNGEKIQENNSKQSTVIMLSVTRKSIDANEKNDLCASERFLYRPRAGIQVPVSTQEKAFPGSWSVISPSVFKLRSETFFRDKQKSPAPDVCPYKPIGVDLFVSPRKINHIAKHIELPSVGEHPNVPSLLIVNIQLPTYPASMFIGDANGEGLSLVLYFKLSENFEKEISPCFQDKIKRLVDDEMEKVKGYAKESSVPFRERLKILAGVVNPEDLNLSSAERKLIHAYNGKPVLSRPQHQFFKGPNYFEIDLDIHRFSYISRKGLDALRDRVKNGILDVGLTIQAQKEEELPEQVLCCLRLNKIDFVNHGQIPTIMALEDK; translated from the exons ATGAAAACCAAAATGTTGGCTGGATTAGTAAAGAAGTTAGCTTCCACCACAATGGGAAGTTGTGGTTCAAAACCAAATGGGAAGAGCAAGGGTCACAAAAGAAGGAGTCACAAATCTGGAAAGCGCAGAGGAAACGTTTCCTCTGCGCTTACAGAGTTGCCTTTGAAAAGGGTTAGCAATGCAGGAAACCGCGTGGGAGATTTTAATCTCAGTGAATTTGTTCACCTGGATTTTGACAAAGGTGGTTCGGCTGCCTGTAGGAGATCAGAGGTTTCAAATGTCAAGTTTCATCTTACCCAGGTTCAATACCACAGTCAAATAGATGCCAATG GAGTATACCAAGAGGATGCATGGTTTGACTCAGTTGACATAATAGAATCCGATTCAGATGATGACTTCAGTAGTGTTCATGGAG ATTGTTTTCCTTTCGCCAGCGGCAACGCCATGGGAAATGTCCCAAATACTCAGTTACTCCAGTATGAAAGTTCATCCTGCTATGTAGATTCAGGGTGCAAATATGAGGAGTTTTATGAGAGCTACCTCAAGATAGATAAGAATGGAGagaaaattcaagaaaacaACTCAAAACAATCAACTGTTATCATGCTTTCTGTCACAAGAAAATCAATTGATGCAAATGAAAAGAATGACTTAT GTGCATCTGAGAGATTTCTTTATCGTCCGAGAGCAGGGATTCAAGTTCCAGTTTCTACTCAAGAAAAGGCATTCCCTGGTTCCTGGTCTGTAATTTCGCCTTCAGTGTTCAAGCTCCGCAGCGAAACATTTTTCAG AGATAAGCAAAAGTCTCCTGCTCCAGATGTCTGCCCTTACAAACCAATAGGTGTTGATTTATTTGTGAGTCCAAGGAAGATAAATCACATTGCTAAGCATATTGAACTTCCAAGTGTCGGTGAACATCCAAATGTACCTTCACTTCTCATTGTAAATATACAG TTGCCTACATATCCTGCTAGCATGTTCATTGGTGATGCCAATGGAGAAGGCTTGAGCCTTGTGCTATATTTTAAGTTGTCAGAGAATTTCGAAAAGGAGATCTCGCCGTGTTTTCAGGATAAAATCaag AGATTAGTGGATGATGAGATGGAAAAGGTTAAAGGGTATGCAAAGGAAAGCTCAGTTCCCTTTAGAGAAAGACTCAAAATTTTGGCTGGAGTAGTTAATCCAGAAGACCTTAATCTGAGTTCTGCAGAGAGGAAACTTATACACGCTTACAATGGCAAGCCAGTGCTTTCGCGTCCTCAACACCAATTCTTTAAG GGACCAAACTACTTTGAGATAGACCTCGACATACACCGCTTTAGCTATATATCGAGGAAGGGACTTGATGCCCTTCGAGACCGTGTAAAGAATGGAATACTTGATGTTGGATTAACTATCCAG GCACAAAAGGAAGAGGAACTTCCTGAGCAAGTGTTATGCTGCTTAAGATTGAATAAAATTGACTTTGTTAACCATGGTCAAATTCCTACCATTATGGCTCTTGAAGACAAATGA
- the LOC11429368 gene encoding probable WRKY transcription factor 4 — MDQPPWKEEEAAVGGGDGGPPQRPTLTLPPRTDVLFSGGFSPGPMTLLSNLFADSDDGKSFSQLLAGSMVSPAPLTAGGLDSSGFFSHPQVSFGMTQQQPLAQVSAHEGPSNTNMHNQAEHLSYVPTSTDHAPLSEQRLQPSSLNVDKPADDGYNWRKYGQKQVKGSEFPRSYYKCTHPNCPVKKKVERSLAGHITAIIYKGEHNHLLPNPNKRSKDTITSNENSNMQGSADSTYQRMTSNSMSKMEPESSQATVEHLSGTSDSEDVGDRETEVHEKRIEPDSKRRNTEVTVSNPTTSSHRTVTEPKIIVQTTSEVDLLDDGYRWRKYGQKVVKGNPYPRSYYKCTTPGCNVRKHVERASTDPKAVITTYEGKHNHDVPAAKTNSHTIANNNASQLKSQNTISEKTSFGSIGIGEGNEQQPVARLRLKEEQIT; from the exons ATGGACCAACCACcgtggaaggaagaagaagcGGCGGTTGGCGGTGGTGATGGGGGACCACCACAGCGGCCCACCTTAACTCTGCCGCCACGTACGGATGTACTTTTCAGCGGTGGTTTTAGCCCTGGTCCTATGACTCTTCTCTCTAACTTATTTGCTGATAGTGATGACGGCAAGTCTTTCTCTCAGCTTCTCGCCGGTTCCATGGTGTCTCCGGCACCGCTAACCGCCGGGGGGCTTGATTCATCTGGCTTCTTTTCACATCCTCAG GTATCCTTTGGAATGACACAGCAGCAACCACTGGCACAGGTCTCGGCTCACGAAGGACCGTCCAACACTAATATGCATAACCAAGCCGAACATTTATCATATGTACCAACTTCCACCGATCATGCTCCTCTCTCCGAACAAAGGCTGCAGCCTTCTTCGTTGAATGTCGATAAGCCTGCTGATGATGGCTACAACTGGAGGAAATACGGACAGAAACAGGTGAAAGGTAGCGAGTTTCCTCGAAGTTATTACAAGTGCACGCATCCTAACTGTCCTGTCAAGAAAAAGGTTGAGCGTTCGCTTGCTGGTCATATAACCGCAATTATTTATAAAGGAGAGCACAATCATCTACTTCCGAATCCTAATAAGCGATCAAAAGACACTATTACTTcaaatgaaaattcaaatatgCAAGGGAGTGCCGATTCAACTTATCAACGGATGACTTCAAACTCAATGTCTAAGATGGAACCTGAATCTAGTCAGGCAACAGTTGAACATCTATCTGGAACTAGTGATAGTGAGGATGTAGGTGATCGTGAAACAGAAGTGCATGAGAAAAGAATTGAGCCCGACTCCAAAAGGAG AAATACAGAAGTCACAGTCTCAAATCCAACAACTTCTTCACATAGGACTGTCACAGAGCCTAAAATCATCGTGCAAACTACCAGTGAAGTTGATCTCTTAGATGATGGTTATAGATGGCGAAAATATGGACAGAAAGTTGTCAAAGGAAACCCTTATCCTAG GAGCTATTACAAATGTACAACACCAGGTTGTAACGTTCGAAAGCATGTAGAGAGGGCTTCCACGGATCCTAAAGCAGTCATAACAACATATGAAGGAAAACATAATCATGATGTTCCAGCAGCTAAGACTAATAGCCACACTATTGCCAACAATAATGCTTCACAGTTAAAATCGCAAAATACCATTTCTGAGAAGACTAGTTTTGGTAGCATCGGTATTGGCGAGGGCAATGAGCAACAACCTGTTGCTCGTCTAAGGCTGAAGGAAGAGCAGATAACTTAA